A stretch of DNA from Micromonospora sp. NBC_01813:
GTGGCGAACAACACCATGAACAGCAGATCGGGCAACAGGTAGTGACCGGCGGTGAGGACCAGCGAGTCGAAGATCAGCGGTACGGCGGCCACGGTGGCCAGCCAGCGGGCGACGCCCCGGTGCACCAGCAGGGCGTACAGGCCGGCGGCGAGCAGCAGGCTGAGCAGATGCTGGGCGATCGCGACGGCGGCGAGGGTGCCGGTCGGTGCGAGCGCGGCCAGCAGCAACACGTAGCCGAGCGGTCGGTTCGGGTGTGGCTCCAACGGCTGCTCGAGCATTACCAGGTAGGCGCCGCTGTCGCCGTGGAACCAGAAGGCCGGCTGGTACGCCACCAGATAGGCGACCCGTAGCGCGATCCCGGCGGCGAGCAGGATCACCACGGGTAGGTGTCGGCGGAGCAGCGACATCCGGTGGCTCCGCTCCTCCCCCAACGTGGCAGTACGCTTCATGCGTGACTACCAGCCGGGAGATCGACAGCATCCTGCAGTGTGGCGCCGACGGTGGGCGGATCACCGCCGAGGAGGCGCTGCTGATCTACACCGACGCGCCGTTGCACGCCCTCGGTGAGGCTGCGGACGCGGTGCGGCGGCGACGGTACCCGGACAACATCGTGACGTACCTGATCGACCGTAACATCAATTACACCAATGTCTGCGTCACCGCGTGCCGGTTCTGCGCTTTCTATCGGGCACCGAAGCACGCCGAGGGCTGGTCGCATCCCATCGAGGAGATCCTGCGCCGCTGCGGTGAGGCGGCCGATCTGGGCGCGACCCAGGTCATGCTGCAGGGTGGGCATCACCCTGATTTCGGGGTGGAGTACTACGAGCAACTGTTCGGCGCGGTGAAAGCCAGTTACCCGCAGTTGGTGATCCACTCGATTGGCCCGAGCGAGATACTGCACATGGCCAAGGTATCTGGTGTCTCCCTCGACGAGGCGATTGGCCGGATCAAGTCGGCCGGGTTGGATTCGATCGCCGGTGCCGGTGCCGAGATGCTGCCGGAGCGCCCCCGGCGGGCGATCGCCCCGCTCAAGGAGTCCGGGGCGCGCTGGCTGGAGGTCATGGAGCTGGCGCACCGGCACGGCATCGAGTCGACCGCGACGATGATGATGGGCACCGGCGAGACGAACGCCGAACGCATCGAGCATCTCCGGATGATTCGGGATGTCCAGGACCGGACCGGAGGTTTCCGGGCGTTCATTCCCTGGACCTACCAGCCGGAGAACAACCATCTGAAGGGGCGTACCCAGGCGACGGCCCTGGAGTATCTGCGGATGATCGCGGTCTCCCGGCTCTTCTTCGACCAGGTGGCGCATCTGCAGGCGTCCTGGCTCACGACCGGCAAGGACGTGGGGCAGTTGGCCCTGCACATGGGCGTCGACGACCTCGGGTCGATCATGCTCGAGGAGAACGTCATCTCCTCGGCTGGTGCCCGGCACCGGTCGAACCTGCACGAGCTGATCTGGATGATCCGTTCGGCCGGTCGGATCCCCGCCCAGCGCGACACCCTGTACCGCCACCTCGCCGTACATCACACTCCGGCGGATGATCCGACCGACGAACGGGTGGTCTCGCACTTCTCGTCGATCGCGCTGCCCGGCGGCGGGGCGCGCCGTGAACTGCCATTGGTCGACGCCAGCTGACCACTGACAGTCGGCGACTGAGCGGCTGCGGTTCATCCTTTCGGTGTGCTCCAGTTGGCGACCCGGCCACCCGGTCGCGACGGTAGGGCGGCAGCCCATCGTCCGGTCGTGGCGTGTACTACCGTCGATGCGGCCGAGGGTGCGCGAACCTTAGGTCAGGGAGCCATAACGTGTTGATCACGAGGCGCGCGAAGCTGCGGGCCGGCCGCTAACGTCCTCGTCAACAACGTTCCGGCAGCCACCCGCGCCGCGACGCCGACCCGTCGGTCGTCGCCGGTCACGTCCCCCAGGGCGGTGCTGCCGGAGGGTGTACTCCAGCGGCCCGCGCGGGCCGTCTACATAACGCACGGCAGTTCGGGCGGGGTGGTTCACCACCCCGCCCGAAATGTTTTTTTGCGCTCTTCCCGGCGGCATCGTCTTCTGGCCAGTTTCCAGTCAGGTTCGGCTCGTCGGGCGTGGGGGAACGACTTCGGCTGATCCGCTGAATACGCTCTGCCGTCATGCGGGCGAAAATGTCGATGCTTGGTCGGGTTGCGGCCACGTTGCTCACCACTGCGGCAACGACGATGTTCGGTGCCGTGCCTGCGGCCGCCGCCGATGGCGCCGACCTGGGGGTGGAGATCAGCGGCAACGTGGTCAATGCCTACGGGTCCAAGGCAACAGTGATCACCGTGACCAATCACGGGCCTGGTGCGGCCAGCGGGATCATCCTCGATCTCAGCGAGACCAGGGTCGACAGTGAGGCGATCGACCCCGGCACCGTGTACTTCTGTGACTCGTTGCCCGGCACCGAGCCGCCGTGGCCGTCGCGATCACCGGACCCGGAGCACCCCCACTGGGGCTACGACGTCCCGGTGGCGGGCAAATGCGCTCTGGCGGATCTGCCGGCCGGCCGGTCCGTCCGGCTGGAGACAAAAGTCAAGGTGTGGATCGCGACAACCCTCCCGATCGGCACCATTCGCGCGAGGATCAGCCACGACGGCGTCGACCCGGTGGTCGAAAACGATGCGGCGCAGGCCCAGTTGATCACCGTCGGGCCCGCCACCGACCTGTACGTGCGCGCGTGGGACGTGCCGTACCGGCCGGAGGGCGAGACCGGGGCGGTCGTCCCGGGCGAGGCCACCGTTCTGCGGTACGAGGTCGGCAATCCGGGTACGGTGCCGGTGACCGGGATCACCCTCACCTTGCGCCTGCCCGACCAGGTGGAATTCACCGAGTCCCTGGCCGGATGTCAGTACGACGTCGACCGCACCGAAACCACGTGTGCGTACCCGGATCTTCAGTTGGTACCGAGGTCGGCGCAGACCGCGCCTTCTGCGGTGATCTTCACCCACGAGATTCGGGTCCTGCCGACTGCTCCGGCTCCGGCGGTGCTCGCCGACGGATCGGTGGCGTTGTCGCTGACCGGTGTCACCGATGACGTCGCCGCGCTGGCCGAGCCGGCCGAGCCGGCGTCCGTGCTGCCGGCGGGGGCGGTGGCCGCTGTCGCCTCGGACATCGATCCCAGTGACAACCGGGACTCGTTCGCCGTCATCACCGAACGTGCCGGCGGCGACGGGGCGGGTCTTCCGGTGACCGGGCCTGATGTCCGGACGGTCGCCGGACTCGGTCTGGTCGCGGTGCTGGTCGGCACGTTGCTGACGATGCTGGCATGGCGGGGGCGTCCCCCGTCCCGGGGCAGGGCCGGCGAGCGGACCGGCTAGGGACCCGCGCCCCAGGTCCGGGCCGGTAGCTGGCAGAGTGGTCGGGCGTGACGAACACTCCGCCTCCGGTGCGAGCGAGCCTGGACAAACAGCCGGCCGAGGTCGCCGCGATGTTCGACGGTGTCGCCGGCCGCTACGACCTGACCAACACGGTCATCTCCTTCGGGCAGGACCGGTACTGGCGTCGGGCGACCCGATCGGCGCTGCGGCTGCGGGCCGGCGACCGGGTGCTCGACGTCGGAGCCGGCACCGGGGTGTCGACGGCCGAGCTGGGCCGCGACGGGGTGTGGGCGGTCGGCTCGGACATCTCCCTCGGCATGCTGCGGGCCGGCCGACGGGTGCGTCCCGACGTTGCGCTGCTCGCCGGTGACGCGTTGGCGCTGCCGTTCCCCGACGAGACCTTCGACGCGGTGACGATCTCGTTCGCGCTGCGCAACGTGGTGGACACCGGCGGGGCACTGGCCGAACTCGCCCGGGTGACCCGGCCCGGTGGTCGGCTGGTCGTCTGTGAGTTCAGCCGGCCGACCAACCCCGCCTTCCGGACGGTCTACCTGTCGTACCTGATGCGGTCGTTGCCGACGGTGGCCCGCGCGGTGGCCAGCAACCCGGACGCCTACGTCTACCTGGCCGAGTCGATCCGGCAGTGGCCGGACCAGTCGGCGTTGGCCGGCCGGATCGTGGCCAACGGCTGGCATTCGGCGCAGTGGCGCAACCTCACCGGCGGCATCGTGGCGCTGCACCGGGCGGTGCGGGCGTAGTGCGACACGGTGCGGCGTGGTGTCCGTCGATGGGTGGTTTGGTGTTCTCGGTCACCGGCCGGGGTCGCTACCTCGCAGGGTTAGGGTCGCCTAACCGATTGCTGCCCTGTCAACGGTTCTAGACTCACCCCGAGCAACGCTTGTGAAGCATTTCACGAGCGGCCGGGAGGTGAATGGGAGGTGGCTGTGAGCGACACCGAGGCCGACGTGATCGTCGTCGGCGCCGGCCCAGGAGGCTCCGCGACCGCCTATCACCTCGCCCGGCACGGAGCACGGGTGCTCCTGCTGGAGAAGACCACCTTCCCTCGGGAGAAGGTCTGTGGCGACGGCCTCACGCCCCGCGCGGTGCGGCAGTTGATCAAGCTTGGTGTCGATACCTCCCCCGAGGCCGGCTGGCTGCACAACCGAGGCCTGCGGGTCATCGGCGGCGGCCTGCGGTTGGAGCTCGACTGGCCCGATCTGGCCAGCTTCCCCAACTACGGACTGGTCCGGACCCGGCTCGACTTCGACGACCTGCTGGCCAACAGGGCCGTCGAGGCCGGTGCCGTGCTGCACACCAACACCAACGTGGTGGCACCCGTTCTGGATACGACCGGACGTGCGGTGGGAGTCAGCGCCGAGGTCGGCCCCGACAAGGAGCCGGTCACCTTCCGCGCGCCGCTGGTCATCGCCGCCGACGGGGTCTCCGGGCGGCTCCCACTCGCCATGGGCCTGGCCAAGCGCGAGGACCGGCCGCTCGGCGTGGCGGTCCGCCGCTACTACCGTTCCCCGGTCCGGCACCAGGACGACTACCTGGAGTCCTGGCTGGAGCTGCGCAGCCGGGAAGGTGGCGACAAGCTGCTGCCGGGCTACGGCTGGATCTTCGGCATGGGTGACGGCCGGGTCAACGTCGGGCTCGGCATCCTCAACTCCTCGGCCGCGTTCGGCAAGACCAACTACCGGCGGATGCTCACCGACTGGCTGGGCAGCACCCCGCCGGACTGGGGGCTGGCCGACGAGGCCAACGCCGACGGGCCGATTCTCGGCGCCGCGCTGCCGATGGGTTTCAACCGGGTGCCGCACTACACCCGGGGGGTCATGCTGGTCGGCGACTCCGGCGGCATGGTCAACCCGTTCAACGGCGAAGGCATCGCGTACGCGATGGAGTCCGGCGAGCTGGCCGCTGAGGTGGCGGTCCAGGCGTTGGCCCGACCCGCCGGTGCCGACCGGGAACGTGCGCTCGCGCAGTACCCGGCCGAGTTGAAGATCCGCTTCGGCGGTTACTACCGGCTCGGCAACATCTTCGTGAAGATGATCGGCAACCCCCAGATCATGCGAATCGCCACCAGACACGGCATGCCGCATCCGACACTGATGCGGTTCGTCCTGAAACTGCTGGCGAACCTGACCGATCCGCGCGACGGGGACGCGATGGACCGGATGATCAACGCGATGACCAAGGCGGCTCCCGCCGTGTGACCCCACCACCAGTACCACCCCGGGCCGGCAAGCCCGCTGCAGCAGTCACCGGGACGGGCAACGACGCCTGATCCAGGCAGTCAACATCAGATCGCTGAAAACTGACCGCGGGCAGGGAAGGACGAGCAGGAGAAGCCATGTCGCTCTCGCCTTACATACCCATCGTCGGGGTGTTCGCCCTCGCGTCGGCCTTTGCGCTGTTCTCGGTGGCCGCCGCCCGACTGACCGGACCGCTGCGCTACAACCGGGCCAAGCTCGAGGCGTACGAGTGTGGGATCGAGCCGAGCCCGGAGCCGGTCGGTGGCGGTCGAATCCCGATCAAGTTCTACCTGACCGCGATGATGTTCATCATCTTCGACATCGAGATCATCTTCCTGATCCCGTGGGCGGTCTCGCTGGATCCGCTCGGTGCGTTCGGGTACGTCGCGGTCTCGCTGTTCATCGTCGCTGTCTCGGTCGCCTACGTGTACGAGTGGCGCCGCGGCGGGCTCGACTGGGACTGAGGGAGGAACCATGGGAATCGAGGAGAAACTCCCCGCCGGCGTACTGCTCACCTCGGTGGAGAAGCTGGTCAACTGGTCGCGACGGACCTCGGTCTGGGGTGCGACCTTCGGGCTGGCCTGCTGCGCGATCGAGATGATGGCCGCCGGGGCCCCGCACTACGACATGGGTCGTTGGGGCATGGAGGTGTTCCGCGCCTCACCGCGTCAGGCCGACCTGATGATCGTCGCCGGCCGGGTCAGCCAGAAGATGGCCCCGGTGCTGCGGCAGATCTACGACCAGATGGCCGAGCCCCGCTGGGTGCTGTCGATGGGTGTCTGCGCCTCCAGCGGAGGCATGTTCAACAACTACGCGATCGTCCAGGGCGTGGACCACGTGGTGCCGGTCGACATGTACCTGCCGGGCTGCCCGCCCCGCCCGGAGATGCTCATCGACGCGGTGCTCAAGCTGCGCGAGAAGATCGGCCACGAGCCGCTCGGCCCGAACGGCCGCAAGATGCTCGAAGCCCGCCGGGCGCGCGGTGACGTTCCGGTGGTCGCCCCCGGCGCGATGCCGTCGTCGTACCGCTCCGACAAGGCCCGTCGGGCCGAGTGGGAGCAGGCGGTCCGGGACGGCCGCGAGGAGCAGTTGCGGATCGAGAACTGGATGAAGGCACAGAACCACCTGCGCCCGAAAGAGGGCATCAAGTGAGCACCGCGGGCACGAGCGGAAAGGACGGTCCAGTGACCGGGCCGACGAACGCGCCGAGCGAGCAGCCCGGTGGCGGCGTACCCGTCGCCGCGCCGCCGGTCGGGGCGACCAGCGGCGCACCGGCCGAGTTCCCGCCGGCCAGCGGGGCCGGTCGCGGCATGTTCGGCATCCAGGGCTCCGGCGACACGTCCGGCTTCGGCGGCCTGGTCCGCCGCCGGGCGAGTGTGGCGGGCAGCGAACGGCCGTACGGCGGCTACTTCGACGAGGTCTACGACGCGCTCGAAGAGGCCTACCCCGCCTTCGCCGACGCGATCGAGAAGGTCGTCGTCGACCGGGGCGAGCTGACCCTGCACATCAAGCCGGAGCGGATCGCCGAGGTCTGCCGGGTGATGCGCGACGACGAGTCGCTGCGCTTCGAACTCTGCTCGTCGGTCTCCGGGGTGGACTACCTCGGTGCCGACGAGCGCCGGCTGCACGTCGTCTACCAACTGACCTCGATGACGTACCGCCGTCGGGTCCGGTTGGAGGCGGCGGTCACCGCCGAGGACCCCCACCTGCCGAGCGTCACCGCCGTCTACCCGACCGCCGACTGGCAGGAGCGGGAGGCGTACGACATGTTCGGTGTCGTCTTCGACGGCCACCCGACGCTGACCCGGATCCTGATGCCGGACGACTGGGAGGGCCACCCGCAGCGCAAGGACTACCCGCTGGGTGGCGTCCCGGTGGAGTACAAGGGCGCCGAGATCCCACCGCCGGACAAGCGGAGGAGCTACCAATGACCGCCGGATACGCAACCGAACGCGAGACCGACGAGGGCAAGGTCTTCACCGTCACCGGTGGTGACTGGGACACCGTGGTCGGCGGCACCGACCCGCTCACCGACGAGCGGATCATCGTCAACATGGGTCCGCAGCACCCGTCCACCCACGGGGTGCTGCGGCTGGTCCTGGAGTTGGAGGGCGAGACGGTCCGGGAAGCCCGGACGGTCGTCGGCTACCTGCACACCGGGATCGAGAAGAACCTCGAGTACCGCAACTGGGTGCAGGGCACCACCTTCGTCACCCGGATGGACTACCTCGCGCCGATCTTCAACGAGACGGCGTACAGCCTGGCGGTGGAGAAGCTCCTCGGGATCACCGACGACATCACCGATCGGGCGAACACCATCCGGGTGCTGATGATGGAGCTCAACCGGATCTCCTCGCACCTGATCTGGCTGGGCACCACCGGCCTGGAGCTCGGCGCGATCTCGATCATGCTGTACTGCTTCCGGGAGCGCGAGTACATCCTGGAGATCTTCGAGATGATCACCGGGCTGCGGATGAACATGGCGTACGTGCGCCCCGGCGGCGTCGCCCAGGACGTGCCGGACGAGGCGATCGTCAAGATCCGCGAGTTCCTCAAGATGATGCCCAAGCGCCTCAAGGAGTACGAGGACCTGCTCTCCGGCCAGCCGATCTGGCTGGAGCGGACGCAGAACGTCGCGGTCCTCGACGTCACCGGCTGCCTCGCGCTGGGCATCACCGGTCCGGTGCTGCGCTCCGCCGGACTCGCCTGGGACATGCGCAAGACCATGCCCTACTGCGGCTACGAGAACTACGAGTTCGACGTGCCGACCACGCCGAGCGCCGACGTCTGGGGCCGCTACCTGGTCCGGATGGCCGAGATGCGCGAGTCGCTCAAGCTCGTCGAGCAGGCGCTGGACCGGCTCCAGCCCGGGCCGATCATGGTGGCCGACAAGAAGATCGCCTGGCCGGCGCAGCTGGCCATCGGGGTCGACGGCATGGGTAACTCGCTGGAGCACGTCGCCAAGATCATGGGTCAGTCGATGGAGTCGCTGATCCACCACTTCAAACTGGTGACCGAGGGCTTCCGGGTGCCACCGGGCCAGGTCTACATCGGTATCGAGAGCCCCCGGGGCGAGTTGGGTGTGCACGCCGTCTCCGACGGCGGCACCCGGCCCTACCGGGTGCACTACCGCGAACCGAGCTTCATCAACCTCCAGGCGATCCCGGCGATGGCCGAAGGCGGCCTGCTCGCCGACGTGATCGCCGGAGGCGCCTCGTTGGACCCGGTGATGGGTGGGTGTGACCGCTGATGGGATTCAGTCAGGAAACGCACGACCGGGCGCGGGAGATCATCGCCCGCTACCCGGCGGACCGGGCCCGCTCGGCGCTGCTGCCGCTTCTGCACCTGGTGCAGTCCGAGGACGGCTACGTCTCGCCGGCCGGGGTCGAGTTCTGCGCCGAACAGCTGGGCATCAACAAGGCCCAGGTCAGCGCGGTCGCCACCTTCTACACCATGTACAAGCGCCGGCCCAGCGGTGACTGGCTGGTCAGCGTCTGCACCAACACCATGTGCGACGTGCTCGGCGGGCAGCGGGTCTACGACGCGCTGAGCGAACACCTCGGCGTCGGCCACGAGGAGACCACCGCCGACGGCACGATCACCCTGGAACACGCCGAGTGCCTGGCCGCCTGCGACTACGGCCCGGTGATGACGGTCAACTACGACTTCTTCGACAAGGTCGACCCGGACATCGCGCTCGGCGTCGTCGCCGAGTTGCGGGCCGGCGGCCGGCCGGCACCCACCCGGGGTGCCCGGCTGTGCACCTTGAAGGAGATGTCGCTGCAGCTGGCCGGCTTCTCCGACACCCGCGAGGGCGCGGTCGGCGACGGACCGGCCGGCGACGCTACCCTGCGCGGGCTGCGGCTCGCCCAGCAGCACGGCGTCTCGGTCGCCGGATTCGACCCGAACACCCCGATCACCGGCGACGCGCCGGCACCCGCGTCCAGCCGCCCGGCCCCGGCCGCGACCGGCAGCACCGCCCCGGACGTCAAGGCACCGCAGGCCAAGTCGCCCGAGATCCGGGCGGCGGAAACCCGCGCGCCGGACGCGAAGACCCCGGCCCCCGACGCGCCCGGCACCACGGTGCCGACCGACCGGGCCGAGCCGGACAGCGACGCCGAAGCCGCCGAATCGGCCGGTGCCGCCGCCAACCCGCCAGCCAGCGACGCCAAGCCGGCCGGCGACAGCCCGCAGCCACAGCGTGAGGCGCTGCGGGACGCGCGCAGCGAGGAGGGCACGCAATGACCGAGCCGCGACGGGAAACCCTGGAAAAGCTCACG
This window harbors:
- the mqnC gene encoding cyclic dehypoxanthinyl futalosine synthase, with the protein product MTTSREIDSILQCGADGGRITAEEALLIYTDAPLHALGEAADAVRRRRYPDNIVTYLIDRNINYTNVCVTACRFCAFYRAPKHAEGWSHPIEEILRRCGEAADLGATQVMLQGGHHPDFGVEYYEQLFGAVKASYPQLVIHSIGPSEILHMAKVSGVSLDEAIGRIKSAGLDSIAGAGAEMLPERPRRAIAPLKESGARWLEVMELAHRHGIESTATMMMGTGETNAERIEHLRMIRDVQDRTGGFRAFIPWTYQPENNHLKGRTQATALEYLRMIAVSRLFFDQVAHLQASWLTTGKDVGQLALHMGVDDLGSIMLEENVISSAGARHRSNLHELIWMIRSAGRIPAQRDTLYRHLAVHHTPADDPTDERVVSHFSSIALPGGGARRELPLVDAS
- a CDS encoding demethylmenaquinone methyltransferase, with product MTNTPPPVRASLDKQPAEVAAMFDGVAGRYDLTNTVISFGQDRYWRRATRSALRLRAGDRVLDVGAGTGVSTAELGRDGVWAVGSDISLGMLRAGRRVRPDVALLAGDALALPFPDETFDAVTISFALRNVVDTGGALAELARVTRPGGRLVVCEFSRPTNPAFRTVYLSYLMRSLPTVARAVASNPDAYVYLAESIRQWPDQSALAGRIVANGWHSAQWRNLTGGIVALHRAVRA
- a CDS encoding geranylgeranyl reductase family protein; protein product: MSDTEADVIVVGAGPGGSATAYHLARHGARVLLLEKTTFPREKVCGDGLTPRAVRQLIKLGVDTSPEAGWLHNRGLRVIGGGLRLELDWPDLASFPNYGLVRTRLDFDDLLANRAVEAGAVLHTNTNVVAPVLDTTGRAVGVSAEVGPDKEPVTFRAPLVIAADGVSGRLPLAMGLAKREDRPLGVAVRRYYRSPVRHQDDYLESWLELRSREGGDKLLPGYGWIFGMGDGRVNVGLGILNSSAAFGKTNYRRMLTDWLGSTPPDWGLADEANADGPILGAALPMGFNRVPHYTRGVMLVGDSGGMVNPFNGEGIAYAMESGELAAEVAVQALARPAGADRERALAQYPAELKIRFGGYYRLGNIFVKMIGNPQIMRIATRHGMPHPTLMRFVLKLLANLTDPRDGDAMDRMINAMTKAAPAV
- a CDS encoding NADH-quinone oxidoreductase subunit A, coding for MSLSPYIPIVGVFALASAFALFSVAAARLTGPLRYNRAKLEAYECGIEPSPEPVGGGRIPIKFYLTAMMFIIFDIEIIFLIPWAVSLDPLGAFGYVAVSLFIVAVSVAYVYEWRRGGLDWD
- a CDS encoding NuoB/complex I 20 kDa subunit family protein: MGIEEKLPAGVLLTSVEKLVNWSRRTSVWGATFGLACCAIEMMAAGAPHYDMGRWGMEVFRASPRQADLMIVAGRVSQKMAPVLRQIYDQMAEPRWVLSMGVCASSGGMFNNYAIVQGVDHVVPVDMYLPGCPPRPEMLIDAVLKLREKIGHEPLGPNGRKMLEARRARGDVPVVAPGAMPSSYRSDKARRAEWEQAVRDGREEQLRIENWMKAQNHLRPKEGIK
- a CDS encoding NADH-quinone oxidoreductase subunit C, producing the protein MTGPTNAPSEQPGGGVPVAAPPVGATSGAPAEFPPASGAGRGMFGIQGSGDTSGFGGLVRRRASVAGSERPYGGYFDEVYDALEEAYPAFADAIEKVVVDRGELTLHIKPERIAEVCRVMRDDESLRFELCSSVSGVDYLGADERRLHVVYQLTSMTYRRRVRLEAAVTAEDPHLPSVTAVYPTADWQEREAYDMFGVVFDGHPTLTRILMPDDWEGHPQRKDYPLGGVPVEYKGAEIPPPDKRRSYQ
- a CDS encoding NADH-quinone oxidoreductase subunit D, which codes for MTAGYATERETDEGKVFTVTGGDWDTVVGGTDPLTDERIIVNMGPQHPSTHGVLRLVLELEGETVREARTVVGYLHTGIEKNLEYRNWVQGTTFVTRMDYLAPIFNETAYSLAVEKLLGITDDITDRANTIRVLMMELNRISSHLIWLGTTGLELGAISIMLYCFREREYILEIFEMITGLRMNMAYVRPGGVAQDVPDEAIVKIREFLKMMPKRLKEYEDLLSGQPIWLERTQNVAVLDVTGCLALGITGPVLRSAGLAWDMRKTMPYCGYENYEFDVPTTPSADVWGRYLVRMAEMRESLKLVEQALDRLQPGPIMVADKKIAWPAQLAIGVDGMGNSLEHVAKIMGQSMESLIHHFKLVTEGFRVPPGQVYIGIESPRGELGVHAVSDGGTRPYRVHYREPSFINLQAIPAMAEGGLLADVIAGGASLDPVMGGCDR
- the nuoE gene encoding NADH-quinone oxidoreductase subunit NuoE; translated protein: MMGFSQETHDRAREIIARYPADRARSALLPLLHLVQSEDGYVSPAGVEFCAEQLGINKAQVSAVATFYTMYKRRPSGDWLVSVCTNTMCDVLGGQRVYDALSEHLGVGHEETTADGTITLEHAECLAACDYGPVMTVNYDFFDKVDPDIALGVVAELRAGGRPAPTRGARLCTLKEMSLQLAGFSDTREGAVGDGPAGDATLRGLRLAQQHGVSVAGFDPNTPITGDAPAPASSRPAPAATGSTAPDVKAPQAKSPEIRAAETRAPDAKTPAPDAPGTTVPTDRAEPDSDAEAAESAGAAANPPASDAKPAGDSPQPQREALRDARSEEGTQ